GGGTCGGTGAAGACGAATCTCGGTCATCTGGAAGCGGCGGCGGGCGTCGCCGGGCTCATGAAGGCCGTGCTCGCCGTCCGCAACGGCTACATTCCGGCGCACCTCAACTTCCACCGGTTGACCGAGCATGCGAGCGAGGCCGCATCTCGGCTGGCCATAGCCGCCGAGGGCATGGCATGGCCGACCACCGGTCGGCCGCGCCGGGCGGGGGTGTCGTCGTTCGGCGTCAGTGGGACGAACGCGCATGTGGTGATCGAGCAGGCGCCCGATCCTGTTGCCGTTCCGGGACAGGGGCCGGAGCGGGGCCCAGCGCCGGCGTTGTCAACCTTGGTGGTGTTCGGCAAGACGGCGCAGCGGGTGGCCGCGACGGCATCGGTGCTTGCGGATTGGATGGAAGGCCCCGGCGCCGAAATCCCGCTGGCCGATGTCGCGCACACCCTCAACCATCACCGGGCCCGGCAACCTAGGTTCGCCACGGTGGCGGCCGTTGACCGGTCCCAAGCGGTGGCGGGATTGCGCGCCCTGGCCGCGGGCCGATCCGCCCCCGGCGTGGTCGCCCCCCGGGAAGGCTCCATCGGGCCGGGGACGGTGTTCGTGTACTCGGGACGAGGATCGCAGTGGGCCGGAATGGGGCGCCAACTACTGGCCGACGAGCCGGCGTTCGCGCAAGCCATCGCCGAGCTGGAGCCCGAATTCGTTGCTCAAGCCGGCTTTTCGCTGCACGACGTGATCGTCGGCGGCAAGCAGCTCGTCGGCATCGAACAGATCCAGCTGGGGCTGATCGGGATGCAGCTGGCGCTGACCGCGCTGTGGCGCTCCTACGGTGTGACACCCGACGCGGTGATCGGTCACTCGATGGGTGAGGTGGCCGCCGCGGTGGTGGCCGGGGCGCTGACCCCTGCCCAGGGGTTACGGGTGACCGCGACACGCGCACGGCTCATGGCGCCCTTGTCCGGGCAGGGCACGATGGCGTTGCTCGAACTCGACGCCGCGGCCACCGAGGCGTTGATCGCCGACTGCCCGCAGGTGAGCCTGGGGATCTACGCCTCTCCGCGCCAGTCCGTGATCTCCGGGCCGCCGGCAGCGATCGACGTGCTCATCGACAGGGTGCGTCAACAGGGCGGCTTCGCCAGCCGCGTCAACATCGAGGTGGCCCCGCATAACCCAGCGATGGATGCATTGCAACCCCAGATGCGTTCGGAACTAGCGGATTTGACCCCGCGGCCACCGACCATCCCGATCATCTCCACCACCTACGAAGACCTCGGCAACAACCCCGTCTTCGACGCCGAACACTGGGCCACCAACATGCGTAACCCGGTGCGTTTTCGGCAGGCCATCGTTGCGGCTGGTGGCAGCCACCACACCTTCATCGAGATCAGCGCCCACCCGCTGCTGACCCACTCCATCACCGACACCCTGGCCAGCACCTACGACACCGGCAACTACCTGAGCATCGGCACCCTGCAACGCGACTCTCACGACACCCTCGAGTTCCATACGAACCTCAACACGGCGCACACCACCCGCCCGCCCCAAACTCCCCACCCGCCCGAACCACATCCCGTGCTGCCCACCACCCCGTGGCAGCACACCCACCACTGGATCAGCGCCACTTCGTACTCCGGGGCCGCGTACCACCGGACCGGCGCCCACCCGCTCCTCGGCGCGGGTGTCACCGACCCCACCAACGGCACCCGGGTATGGGAAAGCGAGCTCGCCCCGGATCTGCTGTGGCTCGGCGATCACGTCATCGACGACCTCGTAGTGCTGCCGGGCGCGGCCTACGCCGAGGTGGCGCTGGCGGCGGCGGCGGACACCTTCCCAATCGAGCGAGCCGAGCAAGATCGGCCCTGGATGATCTGCGAGCTCGACCTTCATCAGATGCTGCACGTCACCGAAGGCACGGTTCTGGTCACCACGCTCACCGGCGACGAACAGCGGTGCCGGGTTGAAATACGCACCCGCAGCGGCACTTCGGCATGGACCACCCATGCCACCGCCACCGTTGCGCGCGCTGGCACATCCGAGCCCTCGGACCTCGAGCCACCGCGAACCGAGGTAACCCCGACAGGCCTGGCGGACGAACTGGACCCCGACGACCTCTATCAGCGCCTGCGCGGCGCCGGCCAACAACACGGACCGGCGTTTCAGGGCATCGTCGGGCTCGCCGTCGAGCAATCCGGCGCGGCCCACGCACAGGTGCGGCTACCTTCTTCGGCCAGGGCGGGTTCGCGCGACTTCCTGCTGCACCCGGTGATGATGGACATCGCGTTGCAGACGCTGGGCGCCACGCGGACCGCGACCGACCTGGCTGGCGGGCAGGCCGCGCGCAAAACGCTAGTGGTGCCAGTTCGTTTCGCCGGCGTGCACGTGTACGGCGACATAACCCAGGGCGTCCGCGCGGTTGCCTCACTGACCGCAACCGATGAGAGGCTCGTCGGAGAGGTCGTCCTGACCGATCCGGATGGTCAACCGCTGCTGGTCATCGACGAGGTCGAGATGGCGGTGCTTGGGGCCGGCAGCGGCGCAACGCAACTCGATGACCGCCTATTCACGTTGGAGTGGGAGCCCGCACCCCTGGACAAGACGCACACAGCGGCCGATGTTTCGGGTGGCCTGTTGTTGATCGGTGACCTCGCCGCGGGCGACCCCGTGCTACCCGGGCTGCAGTCGGCGTTGCGTGACCGCTTGGGCGAGATCGAGGCCGAAGTCGAGCTCGTCTCTCCCGGCGACGAAGCCAGGCTGCGCGCCGCGATCACCCGATCCGACATCGGGTGGGACGGCATCGTCGTCGTCTGTCCGCCCCGAGCGGGCGATGAATCGCTGCCTGATGACGCGCAACTAGACCTGGCACACGCGCGTACGCTGCTGATCGCCGAGGTTGTCAAGACGGTGACACGCATGGGCGCCCGAAAGAGCCCACGGCTGTGGATCGTCACCCGTGGCGCCGCGCAGCTCGATCCCGCCGAGTCGGTCACGTTGGCGCAGACGGAGCTTCGCGGGATCGCGCGGGTGCTCACATTCGAGCATTCGGAGCTAAAGACCACGGTCCTCGACATCGACCCCGAAGGCGCCGGCTCGCTCGCGGCCCTGGCCGACGAGTTGCTCGCCGGTTCGGACGCCGACGAAATCGCCTTGCGCGACGGGCAACGCTATGTCAACCGGCTGGTGCCCGCGCCCACAACGGCGAAAGGCGACCTCGTCGGCGAGACTCGCCGCACGGTCGTGAATCTGGATGCCACCAAAGCCGTCCGGCTGCGGATCGACCAACCCGGGCGACTGGACGCCCTCAACGTCCACGAGGTGAAACGAGGCAAGCCGCGAGGCGATCAGGTCGAGGTTCGCGTCGTCGCCGCGGGGCTCAACTTCAGCGACGTGCTCAAGGCCATGGGCGTGTATCCGGGGCTCGACGGCGCCGCGCCGGTGATCGGCGGCGAGTGCGTGGGCTACGTGACGGCCATCGGCGACGACGTCGACTCCGTCGAGATCGGACAGCGCGTCATCGCGTTCGGCCCCGGCACATTCGGAACACACCTGGGGACGATCGCCGATCTCGTCGTCCCGATCCCCGACGCGCTGCCCGATCACGAGGCGGCCACGTTCGGCGTCGCGTATCTCACCGCCTGGCACTCGCTGTGCGAGGTCGGGCGGCTGTCCCCCGGCGAACGCGTGCTCATCCACGCCGCGACCGGTGGGGTCGGCATGGCGGCGGTCTCGATCGCGAAGATGATCGGCGCCCGCATCTACACGACAGCCGGCTCGGACGCCAAACGCGAAATGCTGTCCGGGCTCGGCGTCGAGTACGTGGGCGACTCCCGAAGCGTGGACTTCGCCGACGAAATACTCGAGCTCACCGACGGCCACGGCATGGACGTCATTCTCAATTCGCTGGCAGGCGAAGCGATTCAGCGCGGCGTGCAGATACTCGCTCCCGGCGGCCGGTTCATCGAGCTGGGCAAGAAGGACGTCTACGCCGACGCCAGCCTGGGACTGGCGGCGCTGGCGAAGAGCGCGTCCTTCGCCGTGGTAGACCTCGACCTGAATCTCAAGCTGCAGCCCGCGAAGTACCGCCAGCTCCTGCGGCACATCCTGGCGCACGTGGCGGACGGCAAGCTGGCGGTGCTTCCCGTCACCGAATTCAGCCTGCCCGACGCGGCCGACGCATTCCGGCTCATGGCATCCGGCAGGCACACCGGCAAGATCGTCATCTCCATACCGCAAAGCGGCAGCATTGAGGCGATCGCGGCCCCACCGCCGCAACCGCTGGTCAGCCCCGACGGCGGCTACCTCATCGTCGGCGGCATGGGCGGTCTCGGCTTCGTGGCCGCGCGGTGGCTGGCCACCCACGGCGCGGGATTGGTTGTGCTGAACGGACGTTCGGCTCCCGGCGACGAGGTTCGGGCGGCCATCGAAGACCTCGGCGCAGCGGGTCACCGGATCGAGGTGATCACCGGCGACATCGCCGAGCCCGGCACGGCCGAGCGGCTGGTGCGAGCGGTCGAAGACGCCGGCTTCCGGCTGGCCGGGGTCCTGCACAGTGCGATGGTCCTCGACGACGAGATCGTGCTGAACATGACGGATTCCGCCGCCAGGCGGGTATTCGCCCCGAAGGTCACCGGCAGCTGGCGGCTTCATCAGGCCACCGCCGCGCGCGACGTCGACTGGTGGCTGACTTTCTCGTCCGCCGCGGCACTTCTCGGCACGCCGGGGCAGGGCGCGTACGCCGCCGCGAACTCGTGGGTCGACGGCCTCGTCGCCTACCGCCGCGCGCTTGGGCTTCCCGCCGTCGGGATCAACTGGGGTCCATGGGCCGAGGTCGGGCGTGCGCAGTTCTTCGCCGACCTTGGCGTCTCGCTGATCACCGCCGAGCAGGGGCTGGCCGCGATGCAGGCGGTGCTCGCCGCCGACCGTGGGCGCACCGGCGTGTTCAGCCTCGATGCGCGGCAGTGGTTCCAATCCTTCCCGGCGGTGGCGGGGTCGTCGCTGTTCGCGACGTTGCACGACAGGGCGGCCATGACAAGCGGGGACCGGCGTGGCGGCGGCAAGATCCGGGCGCAACTGGACGCCCTCGACCCGGCCGAACGACCGGGACATCTCGCGTCCGCGATCGCCGGCGAGATCCGGGGGGTGCTGCGCTCGAGCGATCCCATCGACCACGACCGGCCGCTGGAGACGTTGGGCCTGGACTCCCTGATGGGTCTCGAATTGCGAAACCGGCTGGAAGCAAGCCTGGGCATCACGCTGCCGGTCGCGTTGGTATGGGCATACCCGACGATCAGCGACCTGGCGTCCGCGCTGTGCGAGCGGATGGACTACGCGACACCGGACACCGCCCAGGCCACCACCGATTCCGCAGACTCCGCACCCGAATTGTCCGATGAGGAGCTGGACTTGCTCTCGGATCTGGTCGAGGCCAGCGAGCTGGAAGCCGCAGCGAGGGGCGAATCATGACGAGTCTGGCAGAGCGCGCGGCGCAACTGTCGCCGAACGCGCGAGCGGCCCTGGCACGCGAGCTTGTCCGCGCGGGGACGGCCTTCCCGACCGACATCGCGGAGCCGGTGGCGGTGGTGGGCATCGGTTGTCGTTTCCCGGGGAATGTGACTGGGCCGGACAGCTTTTGGCAGCTGCTGGTCGACGGCGTGGATGCGATTGGCGAGGTGCCCCCGGATCGGTGGGACGCGGACGCGTTCTACGATCCCGACCCGTCGGCGTCCGGGCGGATGACGACGAAGTGGGGCGGTTTCGTTTCCGATGTCGACGCATTCGACGCCGACTTCTTTGGCATCACACCCCGCGAGGCCGTGGCGATGGATCCGCAGCATCGGATGCTGCTCGAGGTGGCCTGGGAGGCGCTCGAGCACGCCGGCATCCCACCGGATTCCCTGAGCGGCACCCGAACCGCTGTGATGGCGGGGCTGTCGTCGTGGGACTACACGATCGTCAACATTGAGCGCAGGGCCGACATCGACGCGTACCTGAGCACGGGAACCCCGCACTGCGCGGCGGTGGGTCGGATCTCGTACCTGTTGGGGTTGCGTGGCCCGGCCGTCGCCGTGGACACCGCGTGTTCGTCGTCGTTGGTGGCAATCCACTTGGCGTGTCAGAGCCTTCGGCTGCGGGAGAGCGACGTGGCGTTGGCCGGCGGGGTGCAGCTCACCTTGTCGCCCTTCACCGCCATCGCGCTGTCCAAGTGGTCGGCGCTGTCGCCGACCGGGCGATGCAACAGCTTCGACGCCAACGCGGACGGATTCGTGCGGGGCGAGGGCTGCGGCGTGGTGGTGCTCAAACGGCTGGCCGACGCGCTGCGCGACCAGGATCGGGTGCTGGCCGTGGTCCGCGGTTCGGCGACCAACTCCGACGGCCGGTCCAACGGCATGACCGCACCCAACGCGCTGGCGCAACGCGACGTGATCACGTCCGCCCTGCGGCTCGCGGATGTCGCCCCCGACAGCGTGCACTATGTCGAAACACACGGCACCGGAACTGTTTTGGGAGATCCGATCGAGTTCGAGTCGCTGGCGGCCACATATGGTCGCGGCGAGGGCCGGTGCGCGCTGGGGTCGGTCAAGACGAATATCGGCCATCTGGAAGCGGCCGCCGGCGTCGCTGGATTCATCAAGACGGTGCTGGCCGTGGAGCGCGGGCACGTTCCGCGCAATCTGCACTTCACCCGGTGGAACCCGGCGATAGACGCGTCCGCGACGCGTCTATTCGTGCCCACCGAGACCGCACCCTGGCCCGCGGCCGCGGGCCCCCGCCGCGGAGTGGTTTCGTCGTTCGGTCTCAGCGGCACCAACGCGCACGTGGTGATCGAGCAGGCGCCCGACACGGCCGTACCGGTCGCCCTTGGGACGCAACAGGTTTCGGCCCTGACGGTATCGGGCAAGACGACCGCAAGGGTGGCGTCGGCGGCCGCCGCGTTGGCCGACTGGATGTCGGGGCCGGGCGCGGGGGCGGCGCTGGGCGATGTCGCCCACACGCTGAGTCGGCGCCGGACCCGGCACGCCAAGTCCGCCACCGTCCTCGCGCGTGACCGCTCGGAGGCGGTCGCGGGGTTGCGGGCGCTGGCAGCGGGACAGCCGCGGGCCGGCGTGGTGGGTTGCGATCAGCATGCCGGCGGGCCGGGCCGCGTGTTTGTGTATTCGGGCCAGGGTTCGCAGTGGGCCGGCATGGGCCGGCAATTGCTGGCGGACGAGCCGGCGTTCGCCAAGGCAGTGGCGGAGCTGGAGCCGATATTCGTTGCCCAGGTCGGCTTTTCGTTGCAGCAGACGCTTCTCGACGCCGACGACGTGGTGGGCATCGACCGCATCCAGCCGGTGCTGGTCGGGATGCAGCTGGCGCTGACTGAGTTGTGGGGGTCCTACGGCGTCACACCCGATGCGGTGATCGGGCATTCGATGGGTGAGGTGTCCGCGGCGGTGGTGGCCGGCGCGTTGACCCCCGAGCAGGGCTTGAAGGTGATCGCCACCCGGTCGCGGCTGATGGCACGGCTGTCGGGGCAGGGCGCGATGGCACTGCTCGAGCTGGACGCCGACGCCACCGAGGCACTGATCGCCGACTACGCTCGGGTGACGCTGGCGGTGCATGCGTCGCCGCATCAGTCGGTGATCGCCGGGCCGCCCGAGTCGGTGGACGCGATAATCTCCGCAGTGGCGGCGCAGAACCGGTTGGCGCGCCGCGTCGACGTCGATGTGGCCTCGCATCATCCGATCATCGATCCGATACTTCCCGAGTTGCGAAGCGCGCTGGCGGATTTGGCCCCACAGCCGCCGAACATCCCAATCATCAGCACCGCCACCGAGGACGCCCGGCCGGTCATGGATGCCGACTACTGGGCGGCCAACCTGCGCAACCCTGTGCGGTTCCACCAGGCCATTGCTACCGCAGGCGCCACTCACCACTCCTTCATTGAGATCAGCCCCCACCCCGTGCTCGCCCACGCCATCACCGACACCCTGGATCCGGCCGGCAGCCATCTCGTCACCGGGGCGATGAACCGCGACCTTGACCAGACCCTGTTCTTTCACACCCAACTCGCCGCGGTCGGTGCGAGGCCATCGGAGGCCACCAATGGTCGGCTCGTGGATCTGCCACCCACACCATGGCACCACAGCAGATTCTGGGTCGCGGACCGATCGGCGTACTCGGAGCTGGCCGCCAGCCATCCGCTCCTCGGCGCGCACATCGAGATGCCCAGCGGCGGAAACCATGTCTGGCAGGCCGATGTCGGAACCGACGTATGCCCCTGGCTGGGCGACCACAAGGTGTTCGGCCAGCCCATCATGCCGGCCGCGGGGTTTGCCGAGATCGTTTTGGCGGCGGCCGGCGAAGCGCTCGGCGTGGCCGCCGACGCCGTTATGATCAACCAGTTCGAGGTGGAGCAGATGCTGCCCCTCGATGGCCACACCCAGCTGACGACCCAGTTGATTCGCAACGGGAACAGCAAGATTCGAATCGAGATCTACTCCCGCTCCCCCGGCGGCGATTTCCGCCGGCACGCCACGGCCAGGGTCGAGCGGTCAGCGCCCGATCTGCCGCGCGACCATCGGAAAACACCCGCTTCTTCCGGCGGGACCGCGGTGTCGCCGGCCGATTTCTATGCCGTGCTACGTCAGACCGGTCAACACCACGGTCCCGCGTTCGCGGCATTGAGCCGGATAGCGCGGCTACCCGACGGGTCCGCGGAATCCGACATCACCGTTCCCGACGAGGCCCCCTGGCATCCCGGTTATCGACTGCACCCCGTGGTGCTGGATGCGGCGTTGCAAAGTTTGGGCGCCGCGCTTCCCGACGGCCAGCCGGCTGGCTCGGCCGAAGCCAGCTACCTGCCGGTGTCGTTCGAGACGATCCGGGTCTACCGCGACATCGGTCGGCACGCCAGGTGTCGTGCGCACCTGAGCGACCTCGATGCCGGCGCCGGCAAGCTGGGCAGGATCGTCTTGATCGACGACGCCGGCGACGTGGCGGCCGAGGTGGACGGCATCTACCTGCGACGCGTCGAGCGTCGTGCGGTGCCACTGCCGTTGGCGCAGAAGATCTTCGACACCGAGTGGGTCGAATGCCCGCTTGCGGCCGAAGAGGCGTCGCCGCAGGCCTCCGAAACGCCGGGAAGCTGGCTGGTACTCGCCGATCCGGCATTAGACGCGCCGGCCACATCCATGGCAGACGAATTCGCGAGGCGGTGGCGCTCTGCTATGCGGCGGGTGCACACCGCCGACCTGGACGACGAATCGGCGGTGCTCGCCGCGTTCGCGGAAACAGCGGGCGATCCCGACCACCCGCCCGCCGGGCTGGTCGTGTTCGTCGGCGGTGCCTCGACCGGACTGGACGACGGGCTGGCGGCGGCAAGAGACGCGGTGTGGTCGGTCACGACCGTCGTGCGCGCCGTCGTCGGCACGTGGCACGGCCGGTCGCCACGCCTGTGGTTGGTCACCGGGGGCGGGCTCTGCGTGCGCGACAACGAGCCGGGAGCACCGGCGACGGCCGCCTTGAGGGGCCTCGTGCGAGTCCTCGCTTTCGAGCATCCGGACCTGCGCGCCACATTGATCGATTTGGACAGCACCGGCGATCCGTTGGCCGCCCTGACCGCGGAACTGCACAGCCCCGGTGGCGACGACGTCATCGCGCGGCGGGGTGACCGCAGGTTCGTCGAACGGCTTTCGCGCGCCACTCTCGATGCATCCAAAGGCAATCCGGTTGTGCGCCAAGGAGCGTCGTACGTGGTCACCGGCGGCCTCGGCGGTCTCGGCCTGGTCGTCGCCCGATGGCTGGTGGACCGCGGAGCCGGCCGGGTGGTGCTGGGTGGTCGCAGCGATCCCACCGAGGACCAGCGCAAGGTCCTGACCGAATTGGAAGCCCGCGCCGAAATCGTGGTCGTTCGCGGCGATGTGGCGGCGCCGGGCGTGGCCGAACGCCTCATCGAGGCCGCCGGCCTTGCGGGGCGTGAGGTGCGTGGCGTCGTGCACGCCGCGGCGGTCATCGAAGACAGCCTGGTGTTCTCCATGACCAGGGAAAACCTTGAGCGGGTGTGGGCACCCAAGGCCGCCGGGGCGTTGCGGATGCACCACGCCAGCGCCGGCTGTGAGCTCGACTGGTGGCTCGGATTCTCTTCCGTGGCTTCACTATTGGGCTCTCCCGGGCAAGCGGCGTACGCGTGCGCCAGCGCGTGGCTGGACGCGCTGGTCGCGTGGCGCAGGGCATCGGGTCTGCCGGCGGCAGTGATCAACTGGGGGCCGTGGTCGGAGGTGGGCGTCGCCCAGGCCTTGGTAGGCAGTGTCCTCGATACGATCACGCCGGCGGAGGGCATCGAGGCGCTCGACTCATTGCTGGCCGCCGACCGGACGCGCACCGGCGTCGCCCGGCTGCGCGCCGACAGGGCGCTGGTCGCATTCCCGGAGATCCGCGGCATCAGCTATTTCACCCGCGTGGTCGACGAGCTGGACTCGACGGGCGACCTCGGCGACTGGGGCGGGCCCGACGCGCTCGCCGATCTCGACCCGGCGGAGGCCCAGCGCGTGGCGACCGAGCGGATGTGCACGCGCGTCGCGGCGGTGATGGGCTACGCTGACCGATCAGCGGTCGATCCCACCATTGCGTTGACCGACCTGGGACTGGATTCGCTGATGGCCGTGCGAATCCGCAACGGCGCACGGGCGGACTTCGGCGTGGAGCCGCCGGTGGCACTAATCCTGCAGGGCGCGTCCCTGCACGACCTGACGGTCGACCTGATGCGCCAACTCGGGCTATCGGGCCCGGAGGAGCACGAAAAAGCTGACGCTGTTCGCGACCGGGCGCGCCACCGCGCGGCGGCGCGACAGGGAGCCGCGATGCGGCGGCGAACCACACCCCCCAAACCTCAAGGACAGGGAGGACAAAGCCTGTGAGCTTCCCCGACAACGCGATCGCCGTGGTCGGCATGGCCGGCAAATTTCCGGGCGCCGACGATGTTTCGGCGTTCTGGAGCAATCTTCGGCGCGGCAAGGAGTCGATCGTCACCCTGTCCGAACAGGAACTGCGCGACGCGGGGGTCAGCGAAAAGACACTGAATGATCCGGCGTATGTGCGTCGCGCTCCGCTGCTCGACGGGATCGACGAGTTCGACGCCGACTTCTTCGGGTTTCCGCCGTTGGCCGCCGAGGTGCTCGATCCACAACACCGACTCTTCCTGCAGTGCGCGTGGCATGCGCTGGAGGACGCGGGCGCTGACCCCGCGCGATTCGACGGCTCGATCGGCGTGTACGGAACCAGCTCTCCGAGCGGCTATCTCCTGCACAACCTGCTGTCGCATCGCGACCCCAACGCCGTTTTGGCCGAAGGCCTCAACTTCGACCAGTTCAGCCTGTTCCTGCAGAACGACAAGGACTTCCTGGCCACGCGGATATCCCATGCGTTCAACCTGCGGGGCCCGAGCCTCGCGGTCCAAACCGCGTGCTCGTCGTCGCTGGTCGCGGTTCACCTGGCCTGCGGCGGCCTGCTGTCCGGCGAATGCGACATGGCCCTGGCCGGCGGGTCGTCGCTGTGCATCCCGCACCGCGTCGGTTACTGGAACTCACCGGGGTCGATGGTGTCGGCGGTCGGCCACTGCCGGCCCTTCGACGTGCGAGCCGACGGCACGGTCTTTGGCAGCGGCGTCGGGATGGTGGTCCTCAAAACATTGCAGGCCGCCATCGACGCCGGGGACCGCATTCACGCCGTCATCCGGGGATCGGCGATCAACAACGACGGATCGGCGAAAATGGGGTACGCGGCACCCAATCCGGCCGCCCAGGCCGACGTCATCGCGGAGGCCCATGCGGTGGCCGGCATCGATTCGTCGACGGTGGGCTATGTCGAGTGCCACGGCACCGGCACACCGCTGGGTGACCCCATCGAAATCCAAGGGCTGAAAACGGCATTCGAGGTGTCCACAACGACTCGTGCGGCCCCCTGTGTCTTGGGGTCGGTCAAGTCGAACATCGGCCACCTGGAAGTTGCCGCCGGAATCGCCGGCCTGATCAAAACGATTCTGTGCCTAAAGAACAAGGCGATCCCCGCGACACTGCACTACACGAGTCCGAACCCGGAACTGCGGCTGGATCAGAGTCCGTTCGTCGTGCAAAGCCAGTACGGCCCGTGGGAGTCCGACGGTGTGCGGCGGGCCGGGGTGAGCTCGTTCGGGGTAGGCGGCACCAACGCGCACGTCGTGTTAGAGGAAGCACCGGCGGTTGAAGCGCACACCGAGCCGGCCGGACCGCAGGTGCTCCTGCTGTCGGCGAAAACTGCCGCGGCGCTTGGCCAGGCGCGAACCGCGCTGGCCACGGCTTTGGGAAGTTCGGACGGCCCGAACCTGGCCGAGGTCGCCTATACGCTCACCCGGCGCCGCAAGCACAACGTCACGATGGCCGCCGTCGTTCACGACCGGGAGCATGCGGTCACGGTCCTGCGGGCGGCCGAGCACGACAACGTGTTCGTCGGCGAATCCATCGAAGCCGCCGAAACGGCGGAATCATCCACCGACCGTATCGTGTTCCTGTTTCCCGGCCAGGGCGCTCAACACGTCGGAATGGCCAAGGGGCTCTACGACACCGAGCCCGTTTTCGCCGAACACTTCGACGCCTGCGCCGCGGGATTCCGCGACGAGATGGGTATCGACCTACATGCCGAGATTTTCGGTGGGACCGCAACGGATCTGGAGCGCATTGACCGTTCGCAACCGGCGCTGTTCACGGTGGAATACGCGCTCGCGAGGTTGGTCGACACCTTCGGTGTGCGCGCCGGGGCATACATCGGTTACAGCACCGGCGAATACATCGCGGCAACCCTGGCAGGGGTATTCGACCTCGAGACGGCGATCAAGACGGTGTCGTTGCGCGCCCGCCTGATGCATGAGTCGCCGCCGGGCGCCATGGTCGCGGTGGCGCTGGGCCCCGATGACGTCGCGCAGTACCTCTCACCTGGGGTGGAACTCTCCGCGGTGAACGATCCCGGCAACTGCGTGGTCGCCGGCCCCAAGGACCAGATTCGCGCGTTCAGCCAACGCCTCGACGAGCAGGGGATACCCGTTCGGCGGGTGCGCGCGACCCACGCGTTCCACACCAGCTCAATGGATCCCATGCTGGCAGAATTTCAGGAATTCCTGTCCCGACAGCGGCTGCGCGTTCCGCGCACGCCGTTGCTGAGCAATCTCACCGGGACCTGGATGTCCGAGCAGCAGGCGACCGATCCCGCCTGCTGGACGCGTCAAATCAGTTCCACGATCAGGTTTGCCGACGAGTTGGACGCGGTGCTGACAGGTCCGGGTGGGCCGGGTCGAGTTTTGGTCGAGGTCGGCCCCAGCGGCAGCCTGACCGGTTCGGCGATGCGGCACCCGAAGTGGTCGAGTGGGCACCGCGCCGTCCGGCTCATGCGCCACCCGATCCAAAACGCCGACGACCGCGACACTTTCCTGCGCGCCCTGGGCGAACTCTGGTCGGCGGGAATCGAAGTCGACTGGGCCCCGCGGCGTCCGGCCCGGCCGCATCTCGTGTCCTTGCCCGGTTACCCGTTTGCCCGCCAACGGCATTGGGTCGAACCCAAGCACGCGGTCTGGGCGCACGTTCCCGCC
This is a stretch of genomic DNA from Mycobacterium lacus. It encodes these proteins:
- a CDS encoding type I polyketide synthase encodes the protein MSFPDNAIAVVGMAGKFPGADDVSAFWSNLRRGKESIVTLSEQELRDAGVSEKTLNDPAYVRRAPLLDGIDEFDADFFGFPPLAAEVLDPQHRLFLQCAWHALEDAGADPARFDGSIGVYGTSSPSGYLLHNLLSHRDPNAVLAEGLNFDQFSLFLQNDKDFLATRISHAFNLRGPSLAVQTACSSSLVAVHLACGGLLSGECDMALAGGSSLCIPHRVGYWNSPGSMVSAVGHCRPFDVRADGTVFGSGVGMVVLKTLQAAIDAGDRIHAVIRGSAINNDGSAKMGYAAPNPAAQADVIAEAHAVAGIDSSTVGYVECHGTGTPLGDPIEIQGLKTAFEVSTTTRAAPCVLGSVKSNIGHLEVAAGIAGLIKTILCLKNKAIPATLHYTSPNPELRLDQSPFVVQSQYGPWESDGVRRAGVSSFGVGGTNAHVVLEEAPAVEAHTEPAGPQVLLLSAKTAAALGQARTALATALGSSDGPNLAEVAYTLTRRRKHNVTMAAVVHDREHAVTVLRAAEHDNVFVGESIEAAETAESSTDRIVFLFPGQGAQHVGMAKGLYDTEPVFAEHFDACAAGFRDEMGIDLHAEIFGGTATDLERIDRSQPALFTVEYALARLVDTFGVRAGAYIGYSTGEYIAATLAGVFDLETAIKTVSLRARLMHESPPGAMVAVALGPDDVAQYLSPGVELSAVNDPGNCVVAGPKDQIRAFSQRLDEQGIPVRRVRATHAFHTSSMDPMLAEFQEFLSRQRLRVPRTPLLSNLTGTWMSEQQATDPACWTRQISSTIRFADELDAVLTGPGGPGRVLVEVGPSGSLTGSAMRHPKWSSGHRAVRLMRHPIQNADDRDTFLRALGELWSAGIEVDWAPRRPARPHLVSLPGYPFARQRHWVEPKHAVWAHVPATSNGSPVGPGVGSGAGSVTVDVARNGESQTEATLARIWAQCLGVNSVDRDANFFDMGGDSLMAISIAMSAANEGLTITPQDLYEYPTLAALTAAVDASFAASGLAKPPEADAHPAVTPNIAYFLDRGLRDTGRWRVPLILRLDPKIGPEDIRAVLTAVANHHDALRLHLVDNAGMWEQRIAPAEEFTRLSTRALPEDVAASSTEERAAVSNILAEFLKDQRDSTAPLVAVHITAAHGGPHYLGLGMHETVIDDASRQILGTDIITAFGQRLADQEITLEPVATGWREWSLRCGALATHPAALDTRSFWIENSDKVTLWLADPGVTQPPGADDLTKLSCTLNVEQTSELDDARRRFRRSIQEIVLAALGRTIAQTVGDGVVAVELEGEGRSVLRPDVDVRRTVGWFTSYYPVPLACANGQGAAAIAQLDAVHNTLKSVPHYGIGYGLLRYLYAPTGRVLGAQRTPDIHFRYAGVIPELSPVDAPVQFDSDMTVPVREPIPGLGHAIELRAYRSGGELHLDWWYDTRRITAATAEALARTFPNALSELIQEAISAEHDDSEMVGEPEAGALVDLSGLDAG